In one window of Brenneria goodwinii DNA:
- the tolC gene encoding outer membrane channel protein TolC: MKKLLPLLIGLSLGGFSLMSQAENLLQVYQQAKNTNPDLRSSAATRDAAFEKINEARSPLLPQLGLGADYTYTDGFRDNSGVNNDVKSASLQLTQTLFDMSKWRALTLQEKQAGIEDVTYQTSQQTLILNTATAYFNVLRAIDSLSYINAQKQAIYRQLDQTTQRFNVGLVAITDVQNARAEYDSVLANEVLARNTLDNYLEVLRQVSGNFYPQLASLDINRFSTQKPTAVNNLLKEAENRNLSLLSARLSQDLAREQIRYAQTGHMPTLDLTASSSVSDTSYSGSNARGSSYNDTNAGQNKVGISFNLPLYSGGATSSQVKQAQHSFVSSSELLESAHRAVVQTVRSSFNNISASISSINAYKQAEVSAQSSLDAMEAGYQVGTRTIVDVLDATTTLYNAKQQLSSARYDYLINQLNIKSALGTLNESDLQALNATLGQPVSTTPPVADNNGGAARQ, translated from the coding sequence ATGAAGAAATTGCTCCCTCTTCTCATTGGTTTGAGCCTGGGCGGTTTTAGTTTAATGAGTCAGGCGGAAAACCTGTTACAGGTATACCAGCAAGCCAAAAACACCAATCCAGACTTACGTAGCTCAGCAGCCACTCGTGATGCCGCGTTTGAAAAAATCAATGAAGCACGAAGCCCGCTGCTGCCGCAATTAGGTTTAGGCGCGGATTATACTTATACCGACGGTTTCCGTGATAACAGCGGCGTCAATAATGATGTCAAAAGCGCCTCATTACAGTTAACCCAAACACTGTTTGATATGTCTAAATGGCGCGCCCTGACTTTGCAGGAAAAGCAGGCCGGCATTGAAGACGTCACCTATCAGACTTCGCAGCAAACGCTCATCCTGAATACCGCAACCGCGTATTTCAACGTTCTACGCGCCATTGACTCGCTGTCTTATATCAACGCACAGAAACAGGCTATTTATCGCCAGTTGGATCAGACCACCCAGCGTTTTAATGTCGGCCTGGTTGCGATTACCGACGTACAGAACGCCCGCGCCGAGTACGATAGCGTCCTTGCCAACGAAGTGTTGGCTCGTAATACGCTGGACAACTATTTGGAAGTTCTGCGCCAGGTGAGCGGCAATTTTTATCCGCAGTTGGCGAGCCTGGACATCAACCGCTTCTCGACCCAGAAACCCACGGCCGTCAACAATCTGTTGAAAGAAGCCGAAAACCGCAACCTAAGCCTGTTGTCCGCGCGGTTGAGTCAGGATCTGGCGCGTGAGCAAATTCGTTACGCCCAGACCGGCCATATGCCGACGCTGGATCTGACCGCTTCCAGCAGCGTAAGCGATACCAGTTATTCCGGTTCGAACGCCCGCGGCAGTTCATATAACGACACGAACGCCGGCCAGAACAAAGTAGGGATCAGCTTTAACCTGCCGCTGTATAGCGGCGGCGCGACCAGTTCGCAGGTAAAACAGGCCCAGCATAGTTTCGTCAGTTCCAGCGAACTGCTGGAAAGCGCCCACCGCGCCGTCGTTCAAACCGTGCGTTCGTCGTTCAACAATATTTCAGCGTCTATCAGCAGCATCAACGCGTACAAGCAGGCCGAGGTTTCCGCGCAGAGTTCTCTGGACGCGATGGAAGCCGGCTATCAGGTCGGCACCCGTACCATTGTCGATGTGCTGGACGCCACCACGACGCTGTATAACGCCAAACAGCAGCTTTCCAGCGCCCGCTATGATTACCTAATTAATCAGCTAAACATTAAGTCCGCCCTGGGCACGCTAAACGAAAGCGATCTGCAGGCGCTGAATGCCACATTAGGCCAGCCGGTTTCAACCACGCCGCCAGTGGCCGACAACAACGGCGGCGCAGCGCGTCAGTAA
- a CDS encoding DUF1190 family protein encodes MKRTKNINQETFRKGWRTYRLAPIALAVSTVFVLAGCEQADETVSLYQNADDCSRANPSMSEQCTTAYNNALKEAEKTAPKYATREDCVAEFGEAQCTQAPAPAQAGMAAESQQSGSFWMPLMAGYMMGRMMSGGGYAQQPLFTSKSPASPANGQFVDASGKNYGNATTGRTINVPKTALAPKPATTSTITRGGFGETVAKQTAMQRSSASSSSSRSMGG; translated from the coding sequence ATGAAACGCACCAAAAATATCAATCAGGAAACGTTCCGTAAGGGATGGCGAACTTATCGCTTGGCTCCCATCGCGTTAGCGGTCAGTACGGTATTTGTGTTAGCCGGCTGCGAGCAGGCCGATGAAACGGTTTCGCTTTATCAGAATGCGGATGACTGTTCGCGCGCCAACCCATCCATGAGCGAACAATGCACCACGGCTTACAATAATGCGCTGAAAGAAGCCGAAAAAACCGCCCCCAAATACGCCACCCGCGAAGACTGTGTGGCAGAGTTTGGCGAAGCGCAGTGCACTCAGGCGCCGGCGCCCGCCCAGGCAGGCATGGCCGCGGAATCCCAGCAGAGCGGCAGCTTCTGGATGCCGCTGATGGCGGGTTACATGATGGGCCGGATGATGAGCGGCGGCGGTTACGCGCAACAGCCGCTGTTTACGTCAAAATCCCCCGCCAGCCCGGCTAACGGACAATTCGTCGACGCTTCCGGTAAAAACTACGGCAACGCCACCACGGGCCGCACCATCAACGTACCGAAAACGGCTCTGGCGCCCAAACCCGCCACTACCAGCACCATCACCCGCGGCGGATTCGGCGAAACGGTGGCCAAACAAACCGCGATGCAACGCAGCAGCGCCAGTTCCAGTTCTTCCCGTAGCATGGGGGGCTGA
- a CDS encoding glutathionylspermidine synthase family protein: MKRIEITERPDWREKATEFGFQFHTMYGERYWCEEAYYQFTLAQIEELEDTSAELHQMCLQVVEKVVGSDELMAKFRIPKHTWEFVRHSWRTNQPSLYSRLDLAYDGKTPAKLLENNADTPTSLYEAAFFQWLWLEDQIKAGQLPQTADQYNSIQEKLIERFEDLRLNHGFGLLHFACCQDTAEDRGTVQYLQDCALEAGLPSEFLYIEEIGLGEKGQFTDLENQVISNLFKLYPWEFMLREMFSTKLEDAGVRWLEPAWKSIVSNKALLPMLWEMFPDHPNLLPAYFAEDAHPELENYVIKPLFSREGANIQIVENGREIAAVGGPYGEEGKIIQQYHPLPKFGDSYTLIGSWLVNDQPCGIGMREDKELITQDLSRFYPHIILD; the protein is encoded by the coding sequence ATGAAGCGAATTGAAATTACCGAACGCCCGGACTGGCGTGAAAAAGCTACGGAATTCGGATTCCAGTTTCACACCATGTATGGAGAGCGTTACTGGTGTGAAGAGGCGTACTATCAGTTCACGCTGGCGCAAATTGAAGAATTGGAAGATACCAGCGCAGAGTTGCACCAGATGTGTCTGCAGGTGGTGGAGAAGGTCGTCGGCAGCGATGAACTGATGGCCAAATTTCGCATTCCCAAACATACCTGGGAATTCGTCAGACATTCATGGCGAACCAACCAGCCGTCGCTCTATTCGCGTCTCGATTTGGCCTATGACGGAAAAACGCCCGCCAAGCTGCTGGAGAATAACGCCGATACGCCAACTTCACTTTATGAAGCGGCATTTTTCCAATGGCTGTGGTTGGAAGATCAAATCAAAGCAGGGCAATTGCCGCAAACCGCCGATCAGTACAACAGCATTCAGGAAAAACTGATCGAACGATTTGAAGATCTCAGACTGAATCATGGCTTTGGCCTACTGCATTTCGCCTGCTGTCAGGACACCGCAGAAGATCGCGGCACAGTGCAATACCTGCAGGATTGCGCGCTGGAAGCGGGCCTGCCGAGCGAGTTTCTTTATATTGAGGAAATCGGCCTCGGTGAAAAAGGACAGTTTACCGATCTGGAAAATCAGGTCATTAGTAATCTGTTTAAACTCTACCCGTGGGAGTTCATGCTGCGCGAGATGTTTTCCACCAAGCTTGAAGATGCCGGCGTACGCTGGCTGGAGCCAGCCTGGAAGAGCATTGTGTCCAACAAAGCCTTGCTGCCCATGCTGTGGGAGATGTTCCCGGATCACCCGAACCTGCTACCCGCTTATTTCGCGGAAGACGCGCACCCCGAGCTGGAGAATTACGTCATCAAGCCGCTGTTCTCACGCGAAGGCGCCAATATTCAAATTGTGGAAAACGGCAGGGAGATTGCCGCGGTGGGCGGCCCTTATGGCGAAGAGGGCAAGATCATCCAGCAGTACCATCCCCTGCCCAAATTTGGCGACAGCTATACGCTGATCGGCAGTTGGCTGGTCAACGATCAGCCTTGCGGCATCGGCATGCGCGAGGATAAGGAATTAATTACTCAGGATTTATCGCGTTTTTATCCGCATATTATTCTGGACTAG
- the ygiD gene encoding 4,5-DOPA dioxygenase extradiol has translation MNNASRMPALFLGHGSPMNVLENNLYTQTWQKLGEILPRPKAIVAVSAHWYTRGTAVTAMDKPRTIHDFGGFPQALFDTQYPAPGSPDLAEKIQRLLAPIPVAADRGEWGLDHGSWGVLIKMYPQADIPVVQLSVDGTQPAAYHYQLGKKLGALRDEGIMIVASGNVVHNLRMAKWNGDAEPYPWAVSFNQFVRDNLAYQGDDHPLVNFMRHDGAALSNPTPDHYLPLLYVLGCWDGKEAITIPVDGIEMGSLSMLSVQVG, from the coding sequence ATGAACAACGCTTCCCGTATGCCCGCACTGTTTCTCGGTCATGGCAGTCCGATGAATGTGCTGGAGAACAATCTGTACACTCAGACATGGCAGAAGCTGGGGGAAATATTGCCGCGGCCAAAAGCCATCGTAGCGGTTTCCGCCCACTGGTATACCCGTGGCACGGCGGTAACGGCGATGGATAAGCCCCGGACGATTCATGATTTCGGCGGTTTTCCGCAGGCGCTGTTTGATACGCAGTATCCGGCGCCGGGATCGCCTGATTTGGCCGAAAAAATTCAACGACTTTTAGCGCCGATCCCGGTGGCGGCGGATCGCGGTGAATGGGGATTGGATCACGGCTCCTGGGGCGTGCTGATAAAAATGTATCCGCAAGCCGACATCCCGGTAGTGCAGCTTAGCGTAGATGGCACACAGCCCGCGGCGTATCACTATCAGTTGGGTAAGAAACTGGGCGCCCTGCGTGATGAGGGCATCATGATTGTCGCCAGCGGTAACGTGGTGCATAACCTGCGTATGGCTAAATGGAACGGCGATGCGGAGCCCTATCCCTGGGCGGTTTCGTTTAATCAGTTTGTCCGCGATAATCTGGCCTATCAAGGGGATGATCATCCGCTGGTGAACTTTATGCGGCATGACGGCGCGGCATTATCCAATCCTACGCCCGACCACTATCTGCCGCTGCTTTACGTTTTAGGATGCTGGGACGGTAAAGAAGCGATAACCATTCCGGTGGACGGGATTGAAATGGGCTCGCTGAGTATGTTGTCGGTACAGGTGGGATAA
- the rsmI gene encoding 16S rRNA (cytidine(1402)-2'-O)-methyltransferase, with product MNQDQQADISASTLYIVPTPIGNLGDITQRALAVLQSVDLIAAEDTRHTGLLLQHFAINARLFALHDHNEQQKADSVLAKLQDGQSIALVSDAGTPLINDPGYHLVRRCREAGIRVVPLPGACAAIAALSAAGLPSDRFCYEGFLPAKTKARKDTLRELQEEARTLIFYESTHRLLDSLQDMADVLGPQRYVVLAREITKTWESIYGAPVGELLAWVREDENRRKGEMVLIVEGHKADAEALPAEALRTMSLLQKELPLKKAAALAAEIHGVKKNALYKYALDQQEG from the coding sequence ATGAATCAAGACCAACAAGCAGACATTTCTGCATCCACCCTTTACATTGTCCCTACGCCGATTGGCAATCTGGGGGATATTACCCAGCGTGCTCTGGCCGTATTGCAGAGCGTCGATCTGATTGCTGCAGAGGATACCCGGCATACCGGTCTGTTGTTACAACATTTTGCAATTAATGCACGGCTGTTCGCATTACACGATCACAATGAACAGCAAAAAGCGGATTCGGTATTGGCGAAATTGCAAGATGGGCAAAGTATCGCGCTGGTTTCCGACGCGGGAACGCCATTGATTAACGATCCCGGCTATCACCTGGTGCGCCGCTGCCGCGAGGCGGGGATCCGTGTTGTGCCGTTACCCGGCGCCTGTGCGGCGATCGCCGCGCTTTCCGCCGCCGGGCTGCCTTCAGACCGTTTCTGCTATGAGGGTTTTCTGCCGGCAAAAACCAAGGCGCGTAAGGATACGCTGCGTGAGTTGCAGGAAGAGGCGAGAACCCTGATTTTTTATGAGTCGACACACCGGCTGCTGGACAGTTTGCAGGACATGGCAGACGTCTTGGGACCGCAGCGTTATGTTGTGTTGGCGCGTGAAATCACTAAAACCTGGGAGTCGATTTATGGCGCGCCGGTAGGCGAACTACTGGCCTGGGTGAGGGAAGACGAGAACCGTCGTAAAGGCGAGATGGTGCTGATTGTCGAAGGGCATAAAGCGGATGCCGAGGCGTTGCCGGCCGAGGCTTTGCGTACCATGTCCCTGTTGCAGAAGGAATTGCCCTTGAAAAAGGCCGCCGCGTTAGCCGCCGAAATACACGGGGTTAAGAAAAATGCGTTGTATAAGTACGCGCTCGACCAGCAGGAAGGATGA